The DNA region ATGGTTGCCGCCTCGCTTCTTGCGGGCCTATGTGTTTCAGTAACTGCGGCCTATCATTACCGTTATGCCCTGCTTGATCGTTTGGATCCTATCGCCAGTAAACAATTGGTTGCAGCCAACGGGCAAACTGTAAACTTTACCCTTGCCGATGGTACTAAAATATGGTTAAACGCAGGCAGTAGGCTTATCTATCCCGAAACTTTCCGGGGCGAAAAACGGGAGATTAAGCTTGAAGGCGAAGCTTTTTTGGATGTAGCCCACGACCCTGCCAAAGCTTTTATTATACATACGGGGCAGGTGAGCACCCATGTATTGGGTACCAGTTTCAATATCAAAGCCTACGCTAACGAGCGCTTTATAAAGGTTGATGTTTTAAGTGGAAAAGTAGGGGTGGTTACCCCCGCAGGTAAGGCGAAAAGTACAACTACATTTTTAACCCCCGCCGAGGAGGTTGTGTTTAATAAGGATGGCCTATCTGTTACCAAAAATAAACAGGTTGATGTGAATGCACTAAGTAGCTGGAAAGACGGTGAACTGGTATTTAAAAACATGGCACTGCCCGAAGTGCTCAACACCATTAACCGCCATTTCAACGTAACCGTAAAGGCCGATGTTAACCTGGCGCGTTGCTCCATCACGGCCAATTTTACCAATGTTTCACTGGAAAATATTATGAAGATCATATCGAAACTGGTGAAGGGAAAAGCTGTGCAGAAAGGCTTGGCTTATCAGCTAAAAGGCAAGGGTTGTTAACATAAAAACCAATTAATAAAAGAGATATACCAATTATCAGTTAACCTAAATACAAGCTATGATAACATAAATACATTAAAAAACCCTGCTCAAAAGGGATTTTGACAGGGTTAAACTAAAATGCCGGGTTATTAATAAGTGCAGCGTTTAGAGGTCCAATTCAGAACGAAGCACTTGAATTTCAAACACTTTAATTTTCTCAAATCTATGAATATATCTCTATTTTCAAATGGAGTAATTCGTCATGTATTAATATTAATGAAAATTACCTCGCTCGCCTGCTTTGTGGTTTGCCTCATGTGCTTTACGGCCGTGGCAAACAACTCGTTCGGGCAAAAATTTCTGGAGGTATCGGTTACGCTCAAATTAAAAAATGCCAAACTAACCGATGCGCTGGATAAGATCTCGAACGAAAAGCATATCAAATTTGCCTATGCCGATAATGTACTTAAACCAACTTATGTCATAAGCCTTAAGGTCAAGGACAAAAGTATCAGGGAAGTACTCGACCAGGTTTTAACGCCCTTTAATCTCAGCTATAAGATCATTGACGATGTTATTGTTATTGATGAAAAGCCCGAGATTGAGAGTAACACAGGGGGCATTGAGCATGGCCCCAGGCAACCCATCAAAGTTAAAGGTAAAGTTACCGACGAAAACAACTTAGTGATACCCGGCGCAAGCGTGCGGGTTAAAGGTACAACCATTGGCACCGTAACCGATATTAACGGTAATTACACCATTGATGCGCCCGATGCTGACGCTGTACTGGTGTTTAACTTTATAGGCTATGCAACAAAAGAGCAGCCCATCGGCAACCAGGCTACGCTGAACGTGCAGTTGGTTCCTGAAAGAACTTCGCTTAATGAGGTAGTGGTGGTAGGCTATGGTACCCAACGGCGCTCCAATGTTATAGGCGCGGTTGACCAGATCAGCGCGAAAGCCATTGAATCAAAACCTTCAATAAACTTAACGCAGGCTTTGCAGGGCACATCGCCCAACCTTATTATACAACAAACCAGCTCCGAACCCGGAGCTTATGCCAATGTGAACATCAGGGGGGTAAGTACGCTTAATGATAATACGCCCCTGGTGGTTATTGACGGTATTACCGGCGGGGATATCAACTTGCTTAACCCTTTGGATATCGAAAGTGTTTCGGTACTAAAAGATGCCGGTTCGGCGGCTATTTATGGTTCGCGCTCGGCAAATGGGGTTATTTTAGTAACTACCAAAAAAGGTAAAAATAATTCGCGCACTACCGTGAATTACAATGGGCAGGCAGGTATCCAGTCGCCGCATGTTGGTTATAAGCCTGTGCATAGTTATGAAAATGCCATTTTGCGCAATGAAGCGATGGTCAATGCCGGTTTGCAGCCAATTTATGGTCCGCAGCAAATTCGTGATTTTCAGCAACAGGGCGACCAGCAATGGTTTTTGGATGCCATTTTGAAAGACTCATGGCAGCAAAGTCATAACCTGAGTTTAACAGGAGGCAATGCCACAACATCGTTCCTGGTATCGGCGGGGGTAACTGATCAGCGAAGCAACCTGGTTGGTCCCGATTACGGTTTAAGGCGCTACAATTACCGCATGAACTTAACCAGCAACTACGGTAAATTGAAACTAACAAGTATCCTGGCTTACTCACGTTCCGAAATTCGTGAACATTCTTACAGCACAGGTACCCTTATAGTTGATGCCGGCCGTACGCCTACCTATTATAAAATTAAAGATGATCAGGGACGGTATTTAACCAATGATGTACTCACAGAGTTTAATCCGCTTGGCATCCTGGAACAGGGCGGTTACCGTACCCATGATGATGACAACCTGCTGGGTAATTTAAATGCCGAGCTGTCGGTTACTAAAGATTTTAAACTGAAAGCTGTTTTTGGCGGTCGTTTGCTCGCAAACCATCAGTTTACCAGGGTTAAGCAGGTTAACTTTTATCCTTCAGGTACTTATGGCGCCGACAGGAATACCAACGATGATAATAACAAGAACCTGTTTACCAATACCCAGCTATTGGCCGAATACGCTAAAACCTTCAATAAATCGCACAATGTTGATGTATTGGTAGGTGTGGCTAACGAATCTACCACGGCTAAGGCAAACAGCATCCATCTTAAATATACCGACCCGGAACTGGGCACACCTACCACAGGTACTATTATCGACCCCAGCTCAACAGCATCTAATAACGGAACTACCGAAACCAGTCTTAATTCATTATTTGGCCGGGCGAGTTATTCATACATGAACAAATATTACGGTGAGTTTGATTTTCGTGTAGATGCTTCATCAAAATTTGCACCGCAAAATCGCGGCGCTTTCTTCCCATCGGTATCGGGTGGTTACCGCCTTACCGAAGAGCGCTTCATGCAAAACTATCGTAACAATATCGGCGATTTGAAACTGCGTGCATCATACGGTATTTTAGGTAACCAAAGTGTTGGCGATTACCAGTACCTGCGTACTTACGGCCCCTTCCAAAATGCTTACGGCTTTAACAACTCGGGCGTGGGCGGTACGGCTATAGCTTTTGCCAATCCCGATTTGCGCTGGGAACGTGCTGCAACCCTTAATATTGGGGTTGACGCAGGTTTCCTGAAAAACAGCCTTACCGTTGCTATCGACTACTTTAATAAAACTACCCGCGATATCCTGCTGCCGCCCATTGTGCCGGGAACATTTGGAGCCGGCTTGCCAAGTTATAATGCCGGTAAAGTACAAAACCATGGCTGGGAGCTAACAGTTAACTATTACCTCACTACGCAAAACTTTAAACACTCCTTTAGCTTCAACGTGGCCGATAGCAAAAACAAGGTGCTTTACCTTGAGGGCGGCGATCAGCTAAAAAGCTATGATGAGATGCAGGTGATCAACCGCGTAGGCTTGCCGATAGGCTCATATGTTGCTTTAAAACGCGACGGCTATTTCCAAAACCTTCACGATATTCAAACAGGCCCTAAGCCAACCGGTTTAACCGTATCGCCCGGCGATAACCGCTATGTTGATGTTAACGGCGACGGCGTAATTGACGATAATGATAAGTTTGTTTTCGGTAACCCGTTCCCCCGTTTAACTTTCGGCTTTACATATAATGTAAGCTATAAAGGCTTTGACTTTAACCTGTTTTTACAGGGCGTAGGTAAACGCAGCATGTTTATCAGGGGCGAGCAGGTTGAGCCGTTTCACGTAAACTACTCGCAGGTTATCTATCAGCATCAGCTTGACTACTGGACACCTCAAAACCCCGATGCCCGCTTCCCCCGCCTCGCGGCCAGCGGCAGTCAGTCAAACGAAAACAACTTCAGGCGTGGTTCGGATATGTATTTGTTTGATGGCAAATACCTGCGCGTAAAGAATGTACAGGTAGGTTATACACTTCCTAATGCCTGGGCCAAACTGCTGGGTTTACAAAAGCTGAGGGCGTATGTATCGGGCCAAAACCTGCTTACGTTTTCGGGCGTGAGATTTATCGATCCGGAATCGACGGAATTTAACAGTAACCTGGGGGCCGGTGGTGCCAACAGCGCGCGATCATACCCAACGCCAATTTACTATGGCTTTGGTTTAGATGTAACCCTATAACACTATCCATCATGAAAAAATATTCGACATATAAAACCGCCTTTTTAGTGTTGCTGGCCAGTTTATCGGCCTGTAAAAAACTCGATCTGGCGCCTACCAATAAGTTCACCGACAGCAATTTCTGGACTACCACCGAAAAAGCCGGCGCGGTGCTTAATACCGCTTATTCGCAAATGTTCAGCAACGACTATTTCTTTTACAATGAAGGAGCGTCGGACAATGCATACAATGGCCGCGGTGACAACCAGGGTGCTGCCTCGCTTGCCGCTGGTACATATGATCCGTCGTTAGGGCGTATCAAACAGGAGTGGGGGTTCCACTACAGCGGTATCAAAACCTGCAACATCTTTTTAGAGAATGTGGACAGGGTAACTGCTATGGATGCAACCCTAAAGGCGCGCATGAAAGCCGAAGCAAGGTTTATCCGCGCTTTTCATTATTTTATGCTGGAAACCTGGTGGGGCGATGTGCCTTTGTTTGATA from Mucilaginibacter sp. SJ includes:
- a CDS encoding FecR family protein, whose translation is MAKFPFRKKQSGANNRHLQEELVNKYFDELDLRGVQNEAGDEVEFNADGVYSRINAAIDNREKKTSGKSKKWMVAASLLAGLCVSVTAAYHYRYALLDRLDPIASKQLVAANGQTVNFTLADGTKIWLNAGSRLIYPETFRGEKREIKLEGEAFLDVAHDPAKAFIIHTGQVSTHVLGTSFNIKAYANERFIKVDVLSGKVGVVTPAGKAKSTTTFLTPAEEVVFNKDGLSVTKNKQVDVNALSSWKDGELVFKNMALPEVLNTINRHFNVTVKADVNLARCSITANFTNVSLENIMKIISKLVKGKAVQKGLAYQLKGKGC
- a CDS encoding TonB-dependent receptor, translated to MKITSLACFVVCLMCFTAVANNSFGQKFLEVSVTLKLKNAKLTDALDKISNEKHIKFAYADNVLKPTYVISLKVKDKSIREVLDQVLTPFNLSYKIIDDVIVIDEKPEIESNTGGIEHGPRQPIKVKGKVTDENNLVIPGASVRVKGTTIGTVTDINGNYTIDAPDADAVLVFNFIGYATKEQPIGNQATLNVQLVPERTSLNEVVVVGYGTQRRSNVIGAVDQISAKAIESKPSINLTQALQGTSPNLIIQQTSSEPGAYANVNIRGVSTLNDNTPLVVIDGITGGDINLLNPLDIESVSVLKDAGSAAIYGSRSANGVILVTTKKGKNNSRTTVNYNGQAGIQSPHVGYKPVHSYENAILRNEAMVNAGLQPIYGPQQIRDFQQQGDQQWFLDAILKDSWQQSHNLSLTGGNATTSFLVSAGVTDQRSNLVGPDYGLRRYNYRMNLTSNYGKLKLTSILAYSRSEIREHSYSTGTLIVDAGRTPTYYKIKDDQGRYLTNDVLTEFNPLGILEQGGYRTHDDDNLLGNLNAELSVTKDFKLKAVFGGRLLANHQFTRVKQVNFYPSGTYGADRNTNDDNNKNLFTNTQLLAEYAKTFNKSHNVDVLVGVANESTTAKANSIHLKYTDPELGTPTTGTIIDPSSTASNNGTTETSLNSLFGRASYSYMNKYYGEFDFRVDASSKFAPQNRGAFFPSVSGGYRLTEERFMQNYRNNIGDLKLRASYGILGNQSVGDYQYLRTYGPFQNAYGFNNSGVGGTAIAFANPDLRWERAATLNIGVDAGFLKNSLTVAIDYFNKTTRDILLPPIVPGTFGAGLPSYNAGKVQNHGWELTVNYYLTTQNFKHSFSFNVADSKNKVLYLEGGDQLKSYDEMQVINRVGLPIGSYVALKRDGYFQNLHDIQTGPKPTGLTVSPGDNRYVDVNGDGVIDDNDKFVFGNPFPRLTFGFTYNVSYKGFDFNLFLQGVGKRSMFIRGEQVEPFHVNYSQVIYQHQLDYWTPQNPDARFPRLAASGSQSNENNFRRGSDMYLFDGKYLRVKNVQVGYTLPNAWAKLLGLQKLRAYVSGQNLLTFSGVRFIDPESTEFNSNLGAGGANSARSYPTPIYYGFGLDVTL